The following are encoded together in the Bos indicus isolate NIAB-ARS_2022 breed Sahiwal x Tharparkar chromosome 29, NIAB-ARS_B.indTharparkar_mat_pri_1.0, whole genome shotgun sequence genome:
- the ASCL2 gene encoding achaete-scute homolog 2 — protein MDSRALPRPAPPAPGVPGCCAARRRPESPELLRCSRRRRPGAVDPGSGAAAVARRNERERNRVKLVNLGFQALRQHVPHGGASKKLSKVETLRSAVEYIRALQRLLAEHDAVRAALAGGLLAPAVRHPLPRAPSGTPATAASPSCASSSPGRGHSSEPGSPRSAYSSDDSGCEGALSPAERELLDFSSWLGGY, from the coding sequence ATGGACAGCCGCGCACTACCCCGGCCCGCGCCCCCGGCGCCTGGTGTCCCGGGCTGCTGCGCCGCTCGGCGGCGACCGGAGTCCCCAGAGCTGCTCCGCTGCAGCCGCCGGCGGCGGCCGGGCGCGGTGGACCCCGGCAGTGGAGCGGCGGCCGTGGCGCGGCGCAATGAACGCGAGCGCAACCGCGTGAAGCTGGTGAACTTGGGGTTCCAGGCGCTGCGGCAGCACGTGCCGCACGGCGGTGCCAGCAAGAAGTTGAGCAAGGTGGAGACGCTGCGCTCGGCGGTGGAGTACATCCGCGCCTTGCAGCGCCTGCTGGCGGAGCACGATGCTGTGCGGGCCGCGCTGGCCGGGGGGCTTCTGGCCCCGGCCGTGCGCCACCCCCTGCCCCGCGCTCCATCGGGGACCCCCGCCACCGCCGCCTCGCCCTCCTGCGCCTCGTCGTCCCCTGGTCGTGGGCACAGCTCGGAGCCCGGGTCCCCGCGTTCCGCCTACTCGTCGGACGACAGCGGCTGTGAGGGCGCCCTGAGCCCCGCGGAGCGCGAGCTGCTCGACTTCTCCAGCTGGTTAGGGGGCTACTGA